The genomic DNA TTGTGAAAGGATTAACTATTGTGGTATATATTGCTATTTTTGTACTGATTTTATTTGTTGGTAGATTTAATGTGATTTGAGACTTTAAATGATCTCCAAACATCATGTAACCTAATATAGCCACGGTTCCATAGATAATTGTACTTGCAACAAAGCAAACCAGCAAAACCTGCAAAAAAGCAAAATATCActttgataaaattttgagggtgcaacttgtgtttttttaaacaatatatagatcactttgtaattttttaaaaattatgagcCAATTTGTAATTGTTTGAACAATTATTGgggtaaatttgaaaattttgacaaatatgaggactaaaatgtaaaatttaaaaacattgtaagaaagaataaatttgaaattccTAGACTTTAGGTGTCAtatgaaattctctaaatttaacctGAACAAAATATTGcataaattttcattattttgaaaattatccaaattatcatccaaacaatggaatctatctaaaataatttaaaattccctcaaaaaaagtaTATCATCTCAAAACATTCCGCCATCTAAGATCTAAATTTACaaatcttttgtttttggtattttttttaaaggaatttttatattttttttacgaagCCAAACTACCTACTGAGACCTTAAGATTAACATATTTCAAGGTCTCAAGTCAACACCATCAAACCAACCCTAGTGagttctcttttgttttttgtcttAAACCTTTTGTTCTTAAAGGAATGAAGCTTTGGTGATTCAAAGATTGTTTCACCAAGATTTGAACTCAAAGAATTGATgtgaatgatgatgattatcaattttagggattaaaTCACTCAATCCTATAATTTCAATGATTAAATTGGTAATTTACTCCAATTTTAAGAATTCAAGGACTATACTAACCTTGGAAAACTGCTTTCTATCATTCATAGAATTGCATATTGTTGGCATCAAAGCATGAGCACAGTAACAGAAAGCAAAAAGGCTCATAGCAGTTGTCAATCCTCCCAAATTTACTAACTTACCTCTTTCATGAAACCCTACACCATCAACTTCTCCCACCCAAAcaacacaaccaatcaaaataacAGAAGCCACTACCCCACCAACAGATATGTAGGCCAATGCTCCTAAACTTCTCAACCAAGTTGTTGGCAATATTATTAATGCAGTGATTAACATAAAACCACTTTTACTTCCAATCTTAACTCCAATTATTGTGAAGCTCATATTTGGAAACAACTTCTCCAAATTATCACCTTCTAATATAAGAAGCTCCACAGCAATTAAAAAAAGCTCTACATATATAAAACTTGCTATTACAACTCTTCCTTTATAACCAAAAGCCACCTCACCTATATCAGCATAGGATTTGATTAATGGTTGTTGATTCATACACCTTTCTAGAAGTAAAGCTGTGTACCAACATATCATGGCAAATATGATTAGTAGCATGAAACTCAGCCATCCTCCTTGAGAAACTGCATATGGCATTGAGAGTATCCCAATACCTGAATAATTATAATctttgttaaaatattataagcATGTAATCATTTCTAAATAAATAATTCTTATTTAGTGAAGAAAAGTGTGGGAGTATGCCTGTACCTAAATAAGTATATTAACCTTGTAAGAATATTATGAACACAACCATTTATAATTAAAGAACTCTGATTCAGAAAATTCATAAGGTGGGAGgattatgtttaagaaattATTCAACCACGATTTAAGCTCTCTATGATTCGATTATTTGAGTTGTTCAACCACGATTTAGAGCAGTCGAATCATGACTCATGTTTCTCACCGGTAAGCCGGTTTGATATCTGATGCagtcagtggcggagccaggattATTATAAAGCCTgggcaaaaaaaattacaacacaTTTTTTTCTCTGCAATTTTTGAGATGTAGGCCTCTTTCACTCATTGAGTTTGGGATAAATTGCATTTGCAAcgtttacataagaaattgcaagcaaataataaaaaagctaaagaaattgcccaatttataggagtttatataagaaattcatagaGATTTATATGAGAAATTGCAAAAGTTTTGGCCCAGAGCCTGGACAACTGCCCAAGCTGGCCGGGCCTTGCAACCGCCCATGGATGcaattttcaaaacatttttcTGAATTCTGAGGTAGCCATCATTGAACAACCGAAAATTTGACGAAAGGGGAAACTTGAGAGCTAAAAAAAAAGCATGTGCGTAcgcaagtttttttattttattttttttctaataagtACGTATGCAAATTTCACtaacaatattatatatgaagaatcattttcttttttctactAATCAAATAGTTGAGCTAAAGTGGCTAATGAACTCTGTTTATAACAAAGTATTTAGAGTAACCATAGTTTTAATCATGGCTAGAACAATATATAGTCAGACTTTACTAAGATATCCTCCCCCGAAAACCAGATgattaagataaaataatttagtttttgaatttttgcagacgttttcaaataaatattttaccaTACATGTTTTACTAACTAGTATGCATTAACTAGCgtgttattcaaaaaaaaaaaaaaaatacattcttTTATCCATCTTGCTAAAGGTCGTATATATGGTGGATGATGCATGTGATAGTTCTTTACTTTTTGCACACATGACTTGTGATTAAGTAGTTTTCATATATAAGAGTTTGAGAAAGTGAGAATATGAAAACCTGCCAAGGCGTTGAGTCCATTGAAACAAGTTTTGAAGAAAGAAGTTCCTCCATTGTGCTGCCTAGAATTTGAAGAAACTTGGAGCTGTCTTTCAGTCTCCATATTCTCTTtagataattagttaataatGAGCAATCTTTGTTAACTCtaaatgaaatgtaataatTGGTTAATATAGTGGCATAGATTCCATAAATGATTATTAATAATGATTCACCTTGCACTTCAGTCAAATACTATAACTCCTTTCAAAAAAGTGAAAGTGACATTACGTGTGTTTGATTAGATAATTATCATCTTTAATGTTTTTATAAGAATTGCTTTTATCTTTATTAACAgtctatttcaaaaaaaatctttattaacAGTCGGTCCCCTTTGCTAAAATCCCTCATGGACTGactcaacaatttattttactttttttttttttaatttggtatCCAATCCAAGGATCGACTAATCTAAGGGGACCAATCTCACCCCAAAGGGAATCAAATCTGATACCTTGAGAGAAGCACATTCCAAGATTACAAACCAACCACTCGGCCAACCTCAAAtggatatttattttactttcttaGATAGTGGTTATAGGACTAGAGGAATTTAATAAGAATATAAATTTGTATCATTTACTAAATTATGACAAAACTTTTTATCTATAGTATAGACTATCAAAAATActgaaatatttaatttatgtttccacataatatttttatctcttttcaatacaattctgttttgaatttattgaaaattaaaagtaattttagGATACAAATTAACATTCCGCTGTATATAGATAATTGTATTTATTAATACACGGGAATTCACATCTCAATcaagggtcttgctaactaCTGCCCTCAgagcaatggttaaggaaactaaaagtagcagttttgcattgaaaattacaactttttaaCTTTTAGAAGGTTGAATTCAacacttttcaccatttcccaacaaattatttatatttatgttttcttaACAAATGCCCCAAGGACACTCTTTAGCAATGTTCTAAAAATTGAGTGTTAACTCGccgagtttacgtttttaggtaccAAAATCGTGTCAACTCGGAGGTGAACTCAATTTCTGGTAAAATCGGCATGTTTGACGAGTTCGACTCGAGTTAACTCGGTCAAAATCGGTAAACTCGGGTAAACTCGAGTAAAATCGGAATGTAagtctaatttattttttatagttttattaacaactttagGAACTTGAGAAACTTGCCTTTTTGAATGGTTAAGACTTAAGAGATTTATTATTTTGCaagtttattttgtattttggtgTTTAGTTGAACATAATGATTTATTATGGTGGTTGAAAACCTTTATAATGTAGTCATATTTTGCACTATTGAactatttacaatattatattagtCTATATATATCatgtaaataataaattttatttaattttaattttagataaaCTTATATGAGTTCTCGAATCAAGTTTACCTGAACAAAACTAGTTAAGGTAACTCTTTAGTTGTAAAACCTTGCTCTTTAGCATTTCCCCTCAATTAATAGTGTTAGGTTGCTATTTATTTAAGAGGTAAGCAAGCACAATGTACAGAAGACCTCGCATGTGTCCTGATCGTTTCTTTTTGTGATTATACGTGCACGATGAAGTACCTTTTCATATAGGGGCTGCTTTCatcctttaaatattttttccccTTTAAATATATATCACAGCCATAATATTATCAATGCAGCTTTTAGTACTTTATTCATGTTTACCCTCTCTCCATAGACTTAATTGCTATGAAATTTGCTTTTTAAGCATTATGGTTTGCTCTCAAAcacctcaaaataaaaaatatcttttaacgATAGTTAACTTCCGTTCGCTCGTAAGCAATGGTTAACCATCAACCCATCATACGGAAATTTGGAACACATTCATATATATTAGAAACGATAGTTCACTACAGAATGTCCCTCAAAGAAACGGTGGTTAGCTATGGTTGACATTTATTTGAATTGCGAAATGATAGATACAGTGACAAACTGTATTAAGAAAATGTTAAGACTTCTGTATTTCCTAACATCTTTCCTTAATTACACACCATCACCTCCTTTGATTTTggcaaataacaaatttaattggCTGAGACTTTTTCTCGAtcaattcttgataaaatctctCTAGATAAATAGCAATGCTCGTTTAACTTTCCACCATCATGCGAAGCTTTTTGCAACAATACCATCTTCCCTCAAAGCTTTCTtcaaaggcttaatacatgctttggtcccttaacttatttttggttttcattttggtcccctaactataaagtgtctcaatttggtcccataagtcttCCTCCGTTTACTAatttggtcctctccgttagttttttaatgtctaaatTTGGTCCCATTTGATTGCATGTCCATTGTATCTAATAGTGAACCGTCAGCACCTAATTTTTCACTGAtcatcatcttctctcttcttcctcatGTCTTCATTAAccttttccagattttttttgcttttcacaAACCTCAATCCATTCTCTATAATGGAAActtaaattcacaaaaaattaaaaacctcAGATTTACAGCATCACAAAAAATCAGtaatcaaaatatctcaaaaatgaaatatgagtttcatcaacaaaatcaccACAACAGAGAAGAAAGAATAATTCATCCTAATCTCTTTAATTCCTTTAAACCCCCCATTTTCGGTTCTGAATCAGAATCACAATAACcttcaatataaaaaaacaatcaaacaaatCTTAATCAGAGTCACAATAATGAGCTGAGAGATTTGGGAAAAGTGAATGAAACTCATAAATTGAATCAAATGGGTTTGAAGGAATTGGATTCAAAACCTAGAAATTCAatgattcaaaaacaaaaataaattaaatgaatttaaaacccagaaaagaaaaggaaaagggaaagaagaataaaaggaaaaagttacattaatgaagaaaattaaggaaaaggaaaaggaaagaagaagaaaaggaaagaaaaaggaaaaccggaaaaggaaagaagaagaaaaatgggaaAGAACGAGAATGAGGGGAAGaggaaaaaaggaaagaaaatgaaaaggaagaaatgaggagaaagaagaaaaaattataggCTGGTATGAAAAATGGAGTAAAAATTATGTTGAAGATGACTAAGATGAGGATGAAGAATAGAGGAAAAATTAGTTAATAAATGGTACACTATAAGATAGAATAGACATGCACAATCGGACGATCCtctttttaactaaaatatcaaatggttaaaattaaaaaacttagtaaggtctatggtggaccacctaTAATGTTGGTCCACCTTAGACATTTAGTGTTAAAAACagacggaaaggaccaaaatggtaAACGGCAgaagagttatgggaccaaattgagacactttatagttaagggatcaaaatgaaaaccaaaaataagttaagggaccaaagaaATTATTAAGCCTTTCTTTTATGTGTACAAAGTTTTGATGTCTTTTGTTACATATGTATAATTTTATCACTTTGGTTATAgtgtctttttttaatttagtttgagtattgtatagttttttatttttaaagatattccTAAAACAAtgcttgcattttattttatatcaaagATAAATTATTGAGACTTTGTAGGTAAACCTAGACTCTGAGGTGCCGTATTTCATACCAAGTTTTGTATTGAGTTGGATATTTCGTATAATGAGCAAAGTTCTAAAcaccttcattttctttttctaagaAATGGAAAAACATTTACAATGAAGCCACCGCCACTTGAAGCATCATGGGCCAACCTAAGATTGAAAGTGATGGTATTGAAAGAGATGGTTGCATAAAGCTTTCATGAGGGTGGATATTGAATCATTGGATCGgtgatagttaactaccgtttcGAACATAAATGTGTTCTGGATTTATGCATGACAAGTTTGGAACACAGTTAACTCGTTGATGAAAGAGAGTTAACTAACGTTACAAGGAAAATTATCATTTTGGGATGTCTGAGAACAAACATGTTGTCTAAAGTTAAATTTTCCATTGTCATAAGACcccttaaatattttttctgaaGTATTTGTATGTTGTATCTTTTGATCTAATAAGAGAATCACAACAATTCAGATGTAAAATTTAGGATAGATAAGGTTGAAATATGATgatattaattaatgaaaaatagaATTAAGGATGGAAATAGGCTAGACCCTCATAAAGGGGTCTACTAACTAGCCTACATAAGATCCATGCTAGATTAGGTTCTTTCTTAAATTGAGAAGgctaagatatttttttataggccTATTTAAGGTCAGAAAGTTTGCTTTATATGCCACTCAAAATATGCTCACATTCCCCTCAAGTTGCTTAATATGTTCCGGTATTTCAACATTGGGTCCTAGTACCCCCAATCGTTGTGGTTAAGTAGTTACACACTGATCAGGTCCTAACTAGTGATGTGCCTGATACACAGACTACAAAGTGtgaaattatagaaaaattatataacaTATACCATGCATCGtatttgtgttatattttaCATTATCAAATTTATACCATGCATCAAATTCATATTATGCATCAAATTAACATCATTCAAAATGTTCAACCAAAATGGGTTTTTTCAATGCCTctaaagttttgatgataacaaagtataaaaagaataattggatatgttaagaaattttgtaCATATGTAACAAAAGATATCTAAACTTTGTACAGAGGATATTTTATGGTCATGCACACTCCAACACTTAAGTCAGTAATGGAAC from Medicago truncatula cultivar Jemalong A17 chromosome 8, MtrunA17r5.0-ANR, whole genome shotgun sequence includes the following:
- the LOC25502686 gene encoding amino acid transporter AVT1I isoform X1, coding for METERQLQVSSNSRQHNGGTSFFKTCFNGLNALAGIGILSMPYAVSQGGWLSFMLLIIFAMICWYTALLLERCMNQQPLIKSYADIGEVAFGYKGRVVIASFIYVELFLIAVELLILEGDNLEKLFPNMSFTIIGVKIGSKSGFMLITALIILPTTWLRSLGALAYISVGGVVASVILIGCVVWVGEVDGVGFHERGKLVNLGGLTTAMSLFAFCYCAHALMPTICNSMNDRKQFSKVLLVCFVASTIIYGTVAILGYMMFGDHLKSQITLNLPTNKISTKIAIYTTIVNPFTKYAIVITPIINAIEEKWHLCKRRPVSILVRTSIVVSSVIVALFVPFFGYIMAFIGAFLSVAISLLFPCLCYLKMHKAARRFGLELIIIIAIMIIGTFIGIQGTYISLVKIVNNIRT